A DNA window from Vigna angularis cultivar LongXiaoDou No.4 chromosome 1, ASM1680809v1, whole genome shotgun sequence contains the following coding sequences:
- the LOC108337549 gene encoding probable E3 ubiquitin-protein ligase HIP1 isoform X1, producing MNPHGGSGGEANANNQNYLRPRFSSETQDRLRPLFPLFATEEDFDQPEVNLPQQGGNNIGATTDVPLEETPNVVAPESNIYSSSSFAGTSPNPEENVDLYLNFGMSGQGATISPAMVPSSNVALSTHGSDSSSVNISRKRSLPENASPNIAEPKRFDTRSQVRATRNEIPHIAGTTVPPTNMRADWMDNTDHRIGSHAQPFISTHSLHSSFQPSLSVEPLSFHSTSFMSGPAFTVNTMTNAPHSISSGFPHAGLHIMAPFYQHGNNMFGPVVTSMGNFPTYRPNRSYVDTHPDTSRMALSFVLPHTLEPPLEPLHLLPGIVGNGNTYHPLSGHASSSSWVPPQGSRGMNHFAAVSSPGPQNHLSLVQTSSSAIPPNFIHEPAFPLPQFPSEETRRRLPNGVQSILNSLGDGHALRFEELMILDYSLVLRAFQIEHPELFETSRFTGLSLETITQYMERQTFLAVDGDDSEQNKERCPVCLEEFCNGEDIGKLHSCVHKFHFDCIKTWLNQRNRCPVCRRTGLETSNEQNVGGKAADAAVVHDEGDSQ from the exons ATGAACCCTCATG GTGGCTCAGGTGGAGAAGCTAATGCAAACAACCAAAATTATTTGAGGCCTCGGTTTTCTAGTGAAACACAAGACAGGCTGCGTCCCTTATTTCCCCTCTTTGCTACTGAGGAAGACTTTGATCAGCCAGAAGTGAATCTCCCTCAACAAGGTGGCAACAACATTGGTGCCACAACTGATGTTCCACTTGAGGAAACCCCTAATGTTGTAGCACCGGAATCAAACATTTACTCATCAAGCTCCTTTGCTGGAACTTCTCCAAATCCTGAGGAAAATGTAGACTTGTATCTGAACTTTGGCATGAGCGGTCAGGGTGCAACAATATCTCCTGCTATGGTTCCAAGTTCGAACGTTGCACTTAGCACGCATGGAAGCGACTCAAGCAGCGTCAACATATCAAGAAAAAGAAGCCTCCCTGAAAACGCTTCTCCAAATATAGCAGAACCCAAAAGATTTGATACTCGGTCTCAGGTGAGAGCTACCCGCAACGAAATTCCACACATTGCAGGAACAACGGTTCCACCAACCAACATGAGAGCTGACTGGATGGATAATACTGACCATAGAATAGGTTCTCATGCTCAACCTTTTATTTCAACACATTCCCTTCACTCTTCTTTCCAACCCTCACTTTCCGTTGAGCCTCTATCTTTTCACAGTACTTCATTCATGTCTGGTCCTGCCTTCACTGTAAACACCATGACCAATGCTCCTCACTCAATATCCTCTGGCTTTCCACACGCTGGACTCCATATTATGGCTCCATTTTATCAACATGGGAACAACATGTTTGGTCCTGTCGTAACATCAATGGGTAATTTTCCCACTTATCGACCAAACAGGTCTTACGTTGATACTCATCCAGATACTTCTAGAATGGCTCTTTCTTTTGTTCTCCCCCATACGTTGGAACCCCCGTTGGAACCACTGCATCTACTACCTGGAATTGTGGGAAATGGTAATACTTACCACCCTCTGAGTGGTCATGCTAGCTCTTCATCTTGGGTTCCTCCACAGGGCTCACGAGGAATGAACCATTTTGCTGCAGTAAGTAGTCCTGGCCCTCAGAACCACCTGAGTCTTGTGCAAACATCATCATCTGCAATTCCACCCAATTTCATTCATGAACCCGCTTTTCCGCTACCACAATTTCCTTCTGAGGAAACCAGAAGAAGGCTTCCAAATGGG GTTCAATCTATCCTTAATTCTTTAGGCGATGGTCACGCTCTGAGGTTTGAG GAGTTGATGATCCTCGACTACTCACTTGTGTTACGTGCGTTTCAG ATAGAGCACCCTGAACTATTTGAGACATCGCGATTCACGGGCCTGAGTCTTGAAACGATAACTCAATACATGGAGCGTCAAACTTTCTTGGCTGTTGATGGAGATGATTCAgaacaaaataaagaaagatgTCCCGTTTGTCTG GAAGAATTTTGCAACGGAGAGGATATTGGGAAGCTGCATTCTTGTGTGCACAAGTTTCACTTTGATTGCATCAAAACTTGGCTCAATCAAAGGAACCGTTGCCCCGTCTGCAGAAGAACTGGGTTGGAAACGTCTAATGAGCAAAATGTAGGAGGTAAAGCAGCAGATGCAGCTGTGGTTCACGATGAAGGTGACAGTCAATAG
- the LOC108337549 gene encoding probable E3 ubiquitin-protein ligase HIP1 isoform X2 has protein sequence MNPHGGEANANNQNYLRPRFSSETQDRLRPLFPLFATEEDFDQPEVNLPQQGGNNIGATTDVPLEETPNVVAPESNIYSSSSFAGTSPNPEENVDLYLNFGMSGQGATISPAMVPSSNVALSTHGSDSSSVNISRKRSLPENASPNIAEPKRFDTRSQVRATRNEIPHIAGTTVPPTNMRADWMDNTDHRIGSHAQPFISTHSLHSSFQPSLSVEPLSFHSTSFMSGPAFTVNTMTNAPHSISSGFPHAGLHIMAPFYQHGNNMFGPVVTSMGNFPTYRPNRSYVDTHPDTSRMALSFVLPHTLEPPLEPLHLLPGIVGNGNTYHPLSGHASSSSWVPPQGSRGMNHFAAVSSPGPQNHLSLVQTSSSAIPPNFIHEPAFPLPQFPSEETRRRLPNGVQSILNSLGDGHALRFEELMILDYSLVLRAFQIEHPELFETSRFTGLSLETITQYMERQTFLAVDGDDSEQNKERCPVCLEEFCNGEDIGKLHSCVHKFHFDCIKTWLNQRNRCPVCRRTGLETSNEQNVGGKAADAAVVHDEGDSQ, from the exons ATGAACCCTCATG GTGGAGAAGCTAATGCAAACAACCAAAATTATTTGAGGCCTCGGTTTTCTAGTGAAACACAAGACAGGCTGCGTCCCTTATTTCCCCTCTTTGCTACTGAGGAAGACTTTGATCAGCCAGAAGTGAATCTCCCTCAACAAGGTGGCAACAACATTGGTGCCACAACTGATGTTCCACTTGAGGAAACCCCTAATGTTGTAGCACCGGAATCAAACATTTACTCATCAAGCTCCTTTGCTGGAACTTCTCCAAATCCTGAGGAAAATGTAGACTTGTATCTGAACTTTGGCATGAGCGGTCAGGGTGCAACAATATCTCCTGCTATGGTTCCAAGTTCGAACGTTGCACTTAGCACGCATGGAAGCGACTCAAGCAGCGTCAACATATCAAGAAAAAGAAGCCTCCCTGAAAACGCTTCTCCAAATATAGCAGAACCCAAAAGATTTGATACTCGGTCTCAGGTGAGAGCTACCCGCAACGAAATTCCACACATTGCAGGAACAACGGTTCCACCAACCAACATGAGAGCTGACTGGATGGATAATACTGACCATAGAATAGGTTCTCATGCTCAACCTTTTATTTCAACACATTCCCTTCACTCTTCTTTCCAACCCTCACTTTCCGTTGAGCCTCTATCTTTTCACAGTACTTCATTCATGTCTGGTCCTGCCTTCACTGTAAACACCATGACCAATGCTCCTCACTCAATATCCTCTGGCTTTCCACACGCTGGACTCCATATTATGGCTCCATTTTATCAACATGGGAACAACATGTTTGGTCCTGTCGTAACATCAATGGGTAATTTTCCCACTTATCGACCAAACAGGTCTTACGTTGATACTCATCCAGATACTTCTAGAATGGCTCTTTCTTTTGTTCTCCCCCATACGTTGGAACCCCCGTTGGAACCACTGCATCTACTACCTGGAATTGTGGGAAATGGTAATACTTACCACCCTCTGAGTGGTCATGCTAGCTCTTCATCTTGGGTTCCTCCACAGGGCTCACGAGGAATGAACCATTTTGCTGCAGTAAGTAGTCCTGGCCCTCAGAACCACCTGAGTCTTGTGCAAACATCATCATCTGCAATTCCACCCAATTTCATTCATGAACCCGCTTTTCCGCTACCACAATTTCCTTCTGAGGAAACCAGAAGAAGGCTTCCAAATGGG GTTCAATCTATCCTTAATTCTTTAGGCGATGGTCACGCTCTGAGGTTTGAG GAGTTGATGATCCTCGACTACTCACTTGTGTTACGTGCGTTTCAG ATAGAGCACCCTGAACTATTTGAGACATCGCGATTCACGGGCCTGAGTCTTGAAACGATAACTCAATACATGGAGCGTCAAACTTTCTTGGCTGTTGATGGAGATGATTCAgaacaaaataaagaaagatgTCCCGTTTGTCTG GAAGAATTTTGCAACGGAGAGGATATTGGGAAGCTGCATTCTTGTGTGCACAAGTTTCACTTTGATTGCATCAAAACTTGGCTCAATCAAAGGAACCGTTGCCCCGTCTGCAGAAGAACTGGGTTGGAAACGTCTAATGAGCAAAATGTAGGAGGTAAAGCAGCAGATGCAGCTGTGGTTCACGATGAAGGTGACAGTCAATAG